In one Solanum dulcamara chromosome 1, daSolDulc1.2, whole genome shotgun sequence genomic region, the following are encoded:
- the LOC129884035 gene encoding OVARIAN TUMOR DOMAIN-containing deubiquitinating enzyme 1: MKKDMQDQEGDVADAEKETLTSVQTSEVDDWKKYKDDDIMQQHSAIQAEQAVKIPFVGDKEPLSSLEAEYHLGNSIVLKKIKVLSEQYAAIRRTRGDGNCFFRSFMFGYLEHILESQDHNEVHHIKANIEECKKTLQSLGYAEFTFEDFFALFLEQLDSVLQGSEDSISHDELLCRSRDPSISDYVVMFFRFVTSGEIRKRSEFFEPFILGLTNTSVEQFCKSAVEPMGEESDHVQIIALSDALGVPIRVVYLDRSSCENNSINVNHHDFIPTSGKVGNSGVSKTTNPSITLLYRPGHYDILYLK, encoded by the exons ATGAAGAAAGATATGCAGGATCAGGAAGGGGATGTGGCTGATGCAGAAAAAGAAACATTGACATCTGTTCAAACGTCTGAAGTTGATGACTGGAAAAAATACAAGGATGATGATATTATGCAACAGCACTCTGCCATACAGGCTGAACAAGCTGTAAAAATTCCATTTGTTGGTGATAAG GAACCTTTATCTTCATTAGAAGCTGAATACCATCTGGGAAATTCAATTGTGCTGAAGAAAATAAAG GTGCTGAGTGAACAATATGCTGCCATTAGAAGAACGCGTGGAGATGGGAACTGCTTTTTCCGCAGTTTCATGTTTGGTTACCTT GAGCACATTCTGGAATCACAAGATCACAATGAAGTTCATCATATTAAAGCTAATATTGAGGAATGCAAGAAGACACTTCAAAGTTTGGGCTATGCAGAATTCACCTTTGAAGACTTTTTTGCA TTATTCCTCGAGCAACTTGATAGTGTTCTTCAAGGTAGCGAAGATTCCATAAG TCATGATGAACTCCTGTGCAGAAGTCGTGATCCGTCAATTTCGGACTATG TTGTTATGTTCTTCAGATTTGTAACATCAGGTGAAATAAGGAAGCGCTCTGAGTTTTTCGAACCATTTATACTAGGACTAACAAATACCTCAGTGGAGCAG TTTTGCAAGTCAGCAGTGGAACCCATGGGTGAAGAGAGTGATCATGTGCAAATTATAGCCCTATCAGATGCATTGGGTGTACCAATCCGTGTTGTATATCTTGACCGAAGCTCATGTGAGAACAACAGCATCAATGTAAATCACCACGACTTTATTCCTACTAGCGGCAAGGTTGGGAATAGTGGTGTTTCCAAGACCACAAATCCATCTATCACCTTGTTGTATCGCCCAGGACATTATGACATTCTGTACCTTAAGTGA